One Nicotiana tomentosiformis chromosome 4, ASM39032v3, whole genome shotgun sequence genomic window carries:
- the LOC138910575 gene encoding uncharacterized protein: MEVGEPTLRYFQANEEANDEEMLVNLELLDECNDLAHIRMASQKQRIERYYNRRSNLRYFKVGDLVIRKVTQNTQDLNAGKLGPTWEGPYRVSAVIKKGSYELENQDGEKLSSNWNVAHLNIYYC, translated from the coding sequence ATGGAAGTAGGTGAACCTACTTTGAGATACTTTCAGGCAAATGAAGAAGCAAACGACGAAGAAATGTTGGTTAATTTGGAGTTGCTCGATGAATGCAAtgacttggcgcatataagaaTGGCAtctcaaaagcagagaatagaaagatattacaatcgaagatccaacctccgttatttcaaagtgggagacttggtcataaggaaagtaactcaaaataccCAGGATCTCAAtgcagggaagctaggtccaacatgggaaggcccctaccgggtttcagctgtcaTCAAGAAAGGTTCATATGAGttggagaatcaagatggagaaaagttgtcaagcaactggaatgtggcacacctcaacatatactattgctga